Proteins found in one Salvelinus alpinus chromosome 11, SLU_Salpinus.1, whole genome shotgun sequence genomic segment:
- the LOC139533451 gene encoding potassium voltage-gated channel subfamily A member 1: protein MEIALVSFENGGAKGSGGNAGDVACRNALDHPQPPPPFVQSGLSEPGYSSHKEINTIGSSKPRTWKINDMNNTLSCNQNAMDALWRADHSPHLLDDDMLDIERRDLDNNERVLINIAGLKYETQLGTLNQFPDTLLGDPYKRIKYFDPLRNEYFFDRNRPSFDGILYFYQSGGKIRRPVNVSIDVFADEIRFYRLGEEAMERFREDEGFIKEEEKPLPQNEFQKQVWLIFEYPESSSPARGIAIVSVLVITISIITFCMETLPEFRDERELPVTSRSGNNTVPRPSLTFTDPFFIVETTCVIWFTFEFFVRFFACPSKSEFSKTVMNIIDIMSILPYFITVGTELAEQQVEEPQEHGNGQTMSLAILRVIRLVRVFRIFKLSRHSKGLQILGQTLKASMRELGLLIFFLFIGVILFSSAVFFAEADEPESHFSSIPDAFWWAVVTMTTVGYGDMRPVTVGGKIVGSLCAIAGVLTIALPVPVIVSNFNYFYHRETDQDQSSLKDDPPNSSQDSPQLKRKDSKGSAKSGDEEDGTGVEKQNIKANSSMDIKRSLYAFCLNKTETDL from the coding sequence ATGGAGATAGCCTTGGTGAGTTTTGAGAACGGCGGAGCGAAGGGAAGCGGTGGTAACGCCGGAGATGTAGCCTGCCGTAACGCGCTGGATCACCCTCAACCTCCGCCGCCGTTTGTCCAGAGCGGACTCAGCGAGCCGGGCTACAGCAGCCACAAAGAGATTAATACAATCGGGAGTTCCAAACCGAGGACGTGGAAAATCAACGATATGAATAACACTTTGAGTTGTAACCAGAACGCCATGGATGCGCTCTGGCGCGCAGATCACAGTCCTCATCTGTTGGATGATGACATGTTGGATATTGAGCGCAGAGACTTGGACAACAACGAGAGGGTGCTGATCAACATCGCGGGATTAAAGTACGAGACACAGCTCGGGACCCTCAACCAGTTCCCCGATACGTTACTGGGAGACCCCTATAAGAGGATCAAATACTTCGACCCGCTCCGGAACGAGTACTTTTTCGACCGTAACCGGCCAAGTTTCGACGGGATCCTATATTTCTATCAGTCGGGAGGTAAAATCAGACGACCTGTCAATGTGTCTATCGACGTGTTCGCGGATGAGATTCGGTTTTACCGACTAGGGGAAGAAGCCATGGAAAGGTTTAGAGAAGACGAGGGATTTATAAAAGAGGAAGAGAAACCGTTACCGCAGAATGAGTTTCAGAAACAAGTCTGGCTCATATTCGAATACCCGGAGAGTTCCAGCCCAGCGCGAGGCATCGCTATAGTGTCAGTGCTCGTCATCACCATATCCATTATTACATTTTGCATGGAGACACTACCGGAGTTCAGGGACGAGAGGGAGCTACCGGTCACCAGTCGGTCTGGTAACAACACCGTTCCGCGTCCGTCTCTCACATTCACAGACCCTTTCTTCATAGTGGAAACCACCTGCGTGATATGGTTCACTTTTGAATTCTTCGTGCGTTTCTTCGCCTGCCCCAGTAAGTCAGAGTTCTCCAAGACCGTCATGAACATCATAGATATCATGTCTATCCTGCCTTACTTCATCACGGTGGGCACGGAGCTGGCGGAGCAGCAGGTGGAGGAACCGCAGGAGCACGGCAACGGACAGACCATGTCTCTGGCCATCCTCCGGGTCATCCGACTGGTCAGGGTGTTTAGGATCTTCAAGCTGTCCAGACACTCCAAGGGGCTTCAGATATTGGGACAAACCCTCAAAGCCAGTATGAGAGAGTTGGGGTTGCTCATCTTCTTCCTCTTCATCGGAGTCATCCTCTTCTCCAGCGCCGTGTTCTTCGCCGAGGCGGACGAGCCCGAGTCGCATTTCTCCAGCATCCCCGACGCGTTCTGGTGGGCCGTGGTCACCATGACGACGGTGGGCTACGGGGACATGAGGCCGGTGACCGTCGGGGGAAAGATAGTGGGCTCGCTCTGTGCCATCGCGGGAGTGTTGACTATCGCGCTGCCGGTGCCCGTCATCGTGTCCAACTTTAACTATTTCTACCACCGGGAGACGGACCAGGACCAGTCTTCTCTGAAAGACGACCCGCCCAACAGCAGTCAGGACAGTCCTCAGTTAAAGAGAAAGGACAGTAAGGGATCTGCCAAGTCGGGAGACGAGGAGGACGGAACAGGCGTAGAGAAGCAGAATATCAAGGCTAACAGCAGCATGGATATTAAACGATCCCTCTACGCGTTCTGTCTGAACAAGACGGAGACGGACCTGTAg